The following coding sequences lie in one Brettanomyces bruxellensis chromosome 6, complete sequence genomic window:
- a CDS encoding uncharacterized protein (BUSCO:EOG09260XQV), with protein MTEEAKPAEEKISETPKVETTVSPKKVRDPSLDRRTLFVRSIPNDATNDTLSEFFSQFVPVKHAVVVKDKEGSSRGFGFVSFQSDDDAVTALEKSKKTKFGNRLLSVDIAKRRARKGKDNDVQEHENMKSTEAREEENVRVKTAKIIVRNLPWSVRDANELSKLFKKYGTIKDSCIPRKNGGKMSGFGFVTMSKHAAALKAVEGSKGLKIGGRRVTVALAIDKNHWEKMKAEKKHLAAEKKQKRKAHKKETAEDGKPSEEKSDEEKPEEEKSDDKDDMSKEGEAEDDEKINFEPEDNEEKQASKKPRVKKNRQEKYCIFIRNLPYDATQEALEEHFKKLGDIKYALPVMDKETGLAKGTAFVAFENKQPYEECLLNAPEIPKDSVLLPDDVSPFYVFEGRVMQIAPAVDRESALKLTERHAKARAELFGREPHERDKRRLFLLNEGRIAPESKLADLLSTTDMEIREQSYKARIQQLNSNPSLHLSMTRLAIRNIPRAVNDKALKALGRKAIVEFAKEVKDGKRHPLNKEELDRSKKHAEWIDEKMGITPEDRKSGKVKSKHGVVVQSKIINEIKGSGEYGRSRGYGFLEFRDHRSALMALRWLNAHQVTADEILSSLTDEEKKIAEGEKLIKRKRLVVEFAIENANVIKRRLEQISNSKRAAKRERDEANGVESDPKRQHREGRRGGKSQNGNHHGFSYGREREVREGKSRKLEEKKNRELEKKSKKSSKKAGKVTKPKDKKKHEKSVKSNKRFQMKLKNAVKNIDLKGLATAKK; from the coding sequence ATGACTGAAGAAGCTAAACCAGctgaagagaaaatatcGGAGACTCCAAAAGTCGAAACGACTGTGTCTCCTAAAAAGGTTAGAGACCCAAGTTTGGATCGGAGAACATTGTTTGTGCGATCAATCCCAAATGATGCTACAAATGACACTTTATccgaatttttttcccaattTGTTCCAGTGAAGCATGCAGTGGTTGTCAAAGATAAAGAGGGAAGCAGTCGTGGCTTTggttttgtttcttttcaatctgatgatgatgccgTGACCGCCCTAGAGAAATCCAAGAAAACCAAGTTTGGCAACAGACTACTTTCTGTTGAtattgcaaaaagaagagcaagaaaaggCAAAGACAATGATGTTCAAGAGcatgaaaatatgaaatcGACGGAAGCCAGGGAGGAGGAAAATGTGAGAGTGAAGACTGCCAAAATTATTGTGAGGAACCTACCTTGGTCTGTTCGTGATGCCAAtgaactttcaaaattgttCAAAAAATACGGAACGATTAAAGATTCGTGCATCCCCAGAAAGAATGGTGGTAAGATGTCTGGGTTTGGGTTTGTGACAATGTCGAAGCATGCTGCTGCCTTGAAAGCCGTTGAAGGTAGTAAGGGATTAAAGATAGGGGGAAGAAGAGTAACCGTTGCTCTTGCTATTGACAAAAATCATTGGGAGAAGATgaaggcagaaaaaaagcatctgGCCGCtgagaagaagcagaaaagaaaagcccataaaaaggaaacagCTGAAGATGGGAAGCCAAGTGAAGAGAAATCAGATGAAGAGAAACcagaagaggagaaatcagatgataaagaCGATATGAGTAAAGAAGGAGAggctgaagatgatgagaaGATAAACTTTGAGCCAGAAGATAATGAGGAAAAGCAGGCAAGTAAAAAACCTAgagtgaagaaaaacagaCAAGAGAAGTATTGCATATTCATCAGAAACTTACCATACGATGCCACACAAGAGGCTCTAGAGGAGCATTTCAAGAAGTTGGGAGATATCAAGTACGCTCTTCCGGTCATGGATAAGGAAACAGGTCTTGCAAAGGGTACAGCATTTGTTGCATTTGAGAATAAGCAGCCATATGAAGAATGCTTGTTGAATGCTCCCGAAATTCCAAAGGATTCGGTTTTACTTCCCGATGATGTGTCACCATTTTATGTTTTTGAAGGCAGAGTGATGCAAATTGCTCCAGCAGTTGACAGAGAATCAGCATTAAAGCTTACGGAAAGACATGCCAAAGCTAGAGCTGAATTGTTTGGAAGAGAGCCCCATGAGCGTGATAAAAGGCGTTTGTTCCTTCTTAATGAAGGTAGAATAGCGCCAGAATCAAAGTTGGCAGATCTTTTATCAACGACAGATATGGAAATTAGAGAACAGTCTTATAAGGCACGTATTCAGCAGCTTAATAGCAATCCAAGTTTGCATCTTTCAATGACAAGACTTGCCATTCGTAATATTCCCCGTGCAGTGAACGATAAGGCATTGAAGGCATTAGGAAGAAAAGCTATCGTTGAGTTTGCCAAGGAGGTGAAAGATGGTAAAAGGCATCCTCTTAATAAGGAGGAATTGGATCGGTCTAAGAAGCATGCTGAATGGATTGACGAAAAGATGGGAATTACACCCGAGGATCGGAAGTCTGGTAAGGTGAAGAGTAAGCATGGTGTGGTTGTTCAATCAAAGATCATTAATGAGATCAAAGGAAGTGGGGAATACGGAAGATCTAGGGGTTATGGTTTCTTGGAATTTAGAGACCATAGATCAGCATTGATGGCATTGAGATGGCTGAATGCTCATCAAGTTACCGCTGATGAGATCCTTTCTAGTTTAAccgatgaagaaaagaagatagcTGAAGGTGAGAAACTTATCAAAAGGAAGAGACTTGTGGTTGAATTTGCTATAGAAAATGCTAACGTTATAAAGAGAAGATTAGAGCAAATATCGAACAGCAAGAGGGCAgcaaagagagaaagagatgaagCCAATGGTGTAGAATCTGATCCAAAAAGGCAACATAGAGAAGGTAGGAGAGGTGGCAAATCACAGAATGGAAATCATCATGGATTCAGTTATGGTAGGGAGCGTGAGGTTCGTGAAGGAAAGTCGAGGAAATtagaggaaaagaagaatcgtgagcttgaaaagaagagtaaGAAGAGTAGTAAGAAGGCTGGAAAAGTTACAAAGCcaaaggataaaaagaagcacGAAAAAAGTGTGAAGAGCAATAAGAGATTTCAGATGAAGCTTAAGAACGCAGTTAAAAATATTGACTTGAAGGGTCTAGCTACTGCAAAGAAATGA
- a CDS encoding uncharacterized protein (BUSCO:EOG09263QPR) — protein MSEVQKVKEEVFKLSAVKSLDNMVNDSDALLASLEDLKSDIEKDNDINFDEVKISVDEWDKNSLQNEKRIHRALRNYASKIEEIPTENVGPICESVGIDRKLQKSTIDQVIAEDLLYKGEFKISEQLCRDKDEETFANTEKQFKRLAFLTDEIQKNSNINPAIKWAEENLTELTRIGSDLPFRLQVAAFLTLLCTGNRDKYKALQYAQKNFPEYTNSNLEAVLDTFSLIIRPDIESSKLEKMAESMNVYIIEKLRNDFCAIIAKPEQSPLYSSVAAGYIAIPALKKYQAISQMTGKLNWTESDELPVAVRLPKWLRFHPTYICPISKREIGKNGEEAIVLDCGHIISCSAYRNLLGSRSDGSAVKCPYCPKLSYNACEGVFVNI, from the coding sequence ATGTCAGAGGTTCAGAAAGTCAAGGAAGAGGTTTTCAAGCTCTCAGCTGTGAAATCGCTCGATAACATGGTAAATGATTCGGATGCACTATTAGCAAGTCTTGAAGACCTGAAATCGgacattgaaaaagataatgatATCAACTTTGATGAGGTGAAAATATCCGTTGATGAATGGGACAAGAATTCATTACAAAATGAGAAAAGGATACATCGTGCCTTAAGAAATTACGCATCAAAGATTGAGGAGATACCAACAGAGAATGTGGGGCCTATTTGCGAAAGTGTGGGAATTGATCGAAAGTTACAGAAGAGTACCATAGATCAGGTGATTGCGGAGGATTTGTTGTATAAAGGGGAGTTTAAAATCAGCGAGCAGTTATGCAGGGACAAAGATGAGGAAACATTTGCAAATACGGAGAAGCAATTTAAAAGATTGGCATTCTTGACTGATGAAATTCAGAAGAACTCAAACATAAATCCTGCAATTAAATGGGCGGAGGAGAACTTGACAGAATTGACACGAATAGGATCGGATTTACCATTTCGTCTTCAAGTGGCAGCATTTCTTACTCTTCTCTGTACTGGAAATCGTGACAAATACAAGGCGCTTCAATATGCACAGAAAAACTTTCCAGAATACACGAATTCGAACTTGGAGGCCGTTCTAGATACGTTCAGTCTTATCATACGGCCGGATATTGAATCAAGCAAGCTTGAAAAAATGGCTGAGAGCATGAACGTATACATCATTGAGAAGCTCCGTAACGACTTTTGTGCTATAATAGCAAAGCCAGAACAGTCCCCGCTCTACAGTAGTGTAGCAGCAGGTTACATTGCCATACCAGCATTAAAAAAGTATCAGGCGATATCACAAATGACAGGAAAGTTGAACTGGACGGAATCAGACGAGTTACCGGTGGCAGTTCGACTTCCGAAGTGGCTCAGATTCCACCCTACATATATTTGCCCAATTTCGAAAAGAGAGATTGGAAAAAACGGTGAGGAAGCAATAGTTCTTGACTGTGGTCATATTATTTCCTGTTCCGCATATCGTAATCTGTTGGGGTCTAGGAGCGACGGTAGTGCAGTAAAATGCCCATATTGCCCGAAGTTATCGTATAATGCGTGTGAAGGAGTCTTTGTAAATATCTGA
- a CDS encoding uncharacterized protein (SECRETED:SignalP(1-17)~MEROPS:MER0000948) → MLPILTLLSLVLSGCLAHPAPVASPGYLKIDAYKYRGSTPESAELGAEPYVLQKRNTDGSLEMTLMNEETYYQAEIELGSNKQKVGVLVDTGSSDLWVISSNNTGCNSDESSGVSAYGGYSTVYETESAYSAVMSEMSEMGGMGGGAYTTTMWFKGVAPWQIRNMNAISNSSDVEVMKENKDTSGTATQNSMNAVMSSDDPESTLDCNAEGTFDSSESSSFKSNGTSFSIEYADSTFAKGTWGHDTVVINDQAVKSLSFAVCDDTDNKLGVLGIGLMGLETTYGGSSSGSASSMYMYENLPAKLKSDGITKSISYSIYLNDTSSSKASVLFGAVDHSKYQGTLNLFPIINSVASYGYKNPIRLEITLSSFTVGSYTENEEVKVAQGEAAALLDTGTTLTYIPSDVLKRLVSAVSAKYNANIGYYMKCSDGDNYYVTLNFQGVDFRFSLSSFMISLTTSDGSTSSYCVIGFRSSDDESFTLGDTFLRNVYFAADLENYQIGMAMADFDSNTEDIDLIESSIPSAKSVASWSATYGQSATVLSTVPASTKAVTYSKPTGNNAGEVSGATGTADSQASSSDSPASTVTTSSGSSSSGSSSGSSSGSKNAAVTAVGTTRMTIILSLVGTLLTLFL, encoded by the coding sequence ATGTTACCAATACTTACGCTTTTATCACTTGTGCTGTCTGGGTGTTTGGCACACCCTGCACCAGTAGCATCTCCAGGATATCTAAAGATCGATGCATACAAGTACAGAGGATCTACACCGGAAAGTGCAGAACTAGGAGCTGAGCCTTACGTGCTTCAGAAAAGAAACACAGATGGCTCATTGGAGATGACATTGATGAATGAAGAGACATACTACCAGGCAGAAATAGAACTCGGGTCAAATAAGCAGAAGGTCGGTGTGCTTGTTGATACAGGATCGTCTGATTTGTGGGTCATCTCATCCAATAATACTGGATGTAACTCGGACGAGTCTAGTGGAGTGAGTGCTTATGGTGGATACTCCACGGTGTACGAAACAGAATCTGCATATTCCGCGGTGATGAGCGAGATGAGCGAGATGGGAGGCATGGGTGGCGGAGCGTACACTACCACGATGTGGTTTAAAGGTGTTGCACCTTGGCAGATTCGCAATATGAATGCCATTAGCAACAGCAGTGACGTTGAAGTCatgaaggaaaataagGACACAAGTGGAACTGCGACGCAGAATTCGATGAATGCAGTTATGTCGAGTGATGATCCCGAGTCGACACTTGATTGCAATGCGGAGGGAACGTTTGATTCGAGTGAATCATCGAGTTTCAAGTCCAATGGcacatctttttcaatcgAGTATGCCGATTCGACGTTTGCAAAGGGAACATGGGGACACGACACGGTTGTTATAAACGACCAGGCGGTGAAGTCCCTCTCATTTGCCGTGTGCGATGACACAGACAACAAATTGGGTGTTCTGGGTATTGGATTAATGGGATTGGAGACAACTTATGGAGGATCGAGCTCAGGATCTGCAAGCAGCATGTACATGTACGAAAATCTTCCCGCAAAGCTCAAGAGTGACGGCATAACCAAGAGTATTTCTTACTCTATTTACTTGAACGATACCTCGTCGAGCAAGGCAAGCGTGTTATTCGGAGCTGTTGACCACAGCAAGTACCAGGGAACGTTGAACTTGTTCCCGATTATCAACTCGGTTGCCAGCTACGGCTACAAAAACCCGATCCGGTTGGAGATAACGTTGAGTTCGTTCACAGTTGGTTCATACACGGAAAACGAGGAAGTCAAAGTTGCACAGGGCGAGGCAGCAGCACTTCTTGACACCGGTACTACTCTAACGTACATTCCAAGTGATGTTCTTAAGAGGCTAGTCAGCGCTGTCAGTGCAAAGTACAATGCCAACATTGGATACTACATGAAGTGTAGCGACGGCGATAATTACTACGTCACGCTTAATTTCCAGGGTGTCGACTTCCGCTTTTCACTTTCGTCTTTCATGATCTCCTTGACTACCAGCGATGGATCCACATCCTCATATTGTGTCATTGGCTTCCGTTCAAGCGATGATGAATCCTTCACCTTGGGTGATACTTTTCTCCGCAATGTGTACTTTGCTGCCGATCTCGAAAACTACCAGATTGGTATGGCTATGGCGGACTTTGACTCCAATACTGAAGACATCGATCTCATCGAAAGCTCCATCCCATCTGCCAAGTCTGTTGCCTCGTGGTCTGCTACATATGGCCAGAGTGCAACCGTACTCAGTACCGTGCCTGCATCAACAAAGGCTGTGACATATTCAAAACCTACTGGCAATAATGCAGGTGAAGTGTCTGGTGCTACTGGCACTGCCGACTCTCAGGCCTCATCATCTGATTCTCCCGCATCTACAGTTACGACATCTTCTGGCAGCTCATCTTCAGGCTCATCTTCAGGCTCATCTTCAGGTTCGAAGAATGCAGCAGTCACGGCAGTTGGAACAACCCGAATGACAATAATACTGTCGCTGGTTGGAACACTTCTTACTCTATTTTTGTAA
- the ERG6 gene encoding Delta(24)-sterol C-methyltransferase: MSTEPEHIALAPKHFKQDKDFADALHGKDAAETGGLSALAHKNKKADKEALDGYFKHWNGKTDKEAEKERLEDYSSLTKHYYNLVTDFYEYGWGSSFHFSTFYKGEPFGQSIARHEHYLALKMGLNENMKVLDVGCGVGGPAREICRFTGCKIVGLNNNDYQVERANHYSKVYGMEDKLQFVKGDFMQMDFEPETFDAAYAIEATVHAPVLEGVYGEIYKSLKPGGVFGVYEWVMTDNYDEKNPEHRKIAYGIEKGDGIPKMYKREVAEKALKKVGFEITYQRDVAENNNQIPWYYPLTGEWKYVQSVKDLLTFFRTSYLGRKITSGMVGMMESFGIAPKDSTKVTDALEDAAVYLVEGGRKKLFTPMMLYICKKPENSN, translated from the coding sequence ATGTCAACGGAACCAGAACACATTGCTCTTGCACCAAAGCATTTCAAGCAAGATAAGGATTTTGCGGATGCTTTGCATGGCAAGGATGCAGCAGAGACAGGAGGTCTTTCGGCATTGGCCCACAAGAATAAGAAGGCCGATAAGGAGGCACTAGATGGATATTTCAAGCACTGGAACGGGAAGACAGACAAGGAGGCAGAAAAGGAGAGATTGGAAGATTACTCGAGTTTGACCAAGCATTACTACAACTTGGTCACTGACTTCTACGAATACGGTTGGGGATCCTCCTTCCACTTTAGCACTTTCTACAAGGGAGAGCCTTTTGGTCAATCGATAGCCCGTCATGAGCACTACTTGGCTTTGAAGATGGGTCTCAATGAGAACATGAAAGTCTTGGATGTTGGATGTGGTGTTGGAGGCCCAGCCAGAGAAATCTGCCGTTTTACCGGTTGCAAGATTGTTGGTCTCAATAACAACGACTACCAGGTGGAAAGAGCCAACCACTACTCTAAGGTTTACGGAATGGAGGACAAGCTTCAATTCGTCAAGGGAGATTTCATGCAGATGGACTTTGAGCCGGAAACCTTTGATGCTGCTTACGCAATCGAGGCAACCGTTCATGCTCCTGTTTTAGAAGGTGTTTACGGTGAAATCTACAAGAGTTTGAAACCTGGTGGAGTTTTCGGTGTTTACGAGTGGGTCATGACTGACAATTACGACGAGAAAAACCCAGAGCACAGGAAAATTGCTTATGGTATCGAGAAAGGTGATGgtattccaaaaatgtaCAAGAGAGAAGTTGCAGAGAAGGCCTTGAAGAAGGTTGGATTCGAGATTACATACCAGCGCGATGTTGCCGAGAACAACAACCAGATCCCATGGTATTATCCTTTGACTGGAGAGTGGAAGTATGTCCAGAGCGTCAAGGATCTATTGACATTCTTCAGGACCTCGTATCTTGGAAGAAAGATCACTTCCGGTATGGTTGGAATGATGGAGAGCTTTGGAATTGCACCAAAGGACTCGACAAAGGTTACTGATGCCTTGGAAGATGCTGCCGTGTACTTGGTGGAAGGAGgtagaaagaaattgttCACCCCAATGATGCTCTATATCTGCAAGAAGCCAGAGAACTCCAATTAA
- a CDS encoding uncharacterized protein (BUSCO:EOG09265QTV) — translation MSDSDLEEPSPYVTLISSDGYTFQITREAAMVSGTLKGMLNTSFQESSTSTIKLHELDSQLLEKVVEYLYYNLKYKDNVNIPEFDIPTEMALELLVAADFLDV, via the coding sequence ATGTCCGACTCAGATCTGGAAGAACCATCACCTTATGTTACGCTTATATCTAGTGATGGATACACATTTCAAATTACTCGAGAAGCAGCAATGGTGAGCGGGACTCTCAAGGGAATGCTCAATACATCATTTCAGGAATCGTCAACAAGTACAATAAAGCTTCATGAGCTAGATTCGCAGCTCCTTGAGAAGGTTGTCGAGTATTTATACTACAATCTCAAGTATAAGGACAATGTGAATATTCCAGAATTCGATATTCCCACTGAGATGGCATTGGAACTGTTAGTGGCGGCAGATTTTTTAGATGTTTGA
- a CDS encoding uncharacterized protein (BUSCO:EOG09260FL2) → MPSNPSLGWECLQDVFYRSRECFQMQWDTDSSRPASYISSSDFNVSIAPNGCYIAVVSLKHDEQAYSIDIFSASGTPINSIPWLNSIGTVVSIGWTHDCCPIIVLNSGKYRIYHDIKSDFDEYDISSNSDIISAQFFTDFFAAMASDGEFHFITNFDNPSGFTLNSAKSDDEISDLKITASDIHSWVVIPHSRNHGTLRVAASISEKICIWDQASPDLTESVDRECSYSLMAVSPNNELIALYSYMQGEITICTTDFKHTLNVQKLDTPMKPSEICWCGNDAVVISYPDELKLIGPTKDILSFYTNSRSVIRSEEDGAFFLTDSTLGLISRVSKVTSNVFKIGSTAPSAILLDAVDLLDNHSPRANENIEIIADNLEEAIDGCIDAAAEEFEPYWQKRLLRAASLGKISLRFYNPDKFVHMCTVLRILNVLRQPEIGIFLTYSQYAKLGVNYILRLLLLRDLHYLCIKIADALDISKDDIYLHWASAKIRASPDMSEKKLASVIIDRLKNKHVSFAELAMVAYQEGRGQLSVKLLNQEEQTSRAIPLLLNMEQDEYALLKADADADVDSICYVLLYLYSKTNFTRLFKLLDGKTNAIGVFKENFSQIDDHILYDYYYQDDYIPGLAILDLQRFVRKDKSGASLESRKADLLKASRVLLRSKSTLFEGEALKNMTALIEYQAELYNQESIPTSKYEPVMKTIERICLVNIRKAAKLQKKFKVDEKQFYYKVLNTLAVVPQKRRELYDFATFKKSPIGYVPFYAKLLAVGDKKQADMYISLCSELSYKEKARCYLECDNFREAVNEVSKKRNVELLESIKPLAKSQTHLRLVTDSIESINGTRRFG, encoded by the coding sequence ATGCCGTCTAATCCAAGCTTGGGCTGGGAATGTCTTCAGGATGTTTTTTATCGCTCAAGGGAATGCTTTCAAATGCAATGGGATACAGATTCATCCCGGCCAGCATCATATATAAGCTCATCTGATTTCAATGTTTCAATTGCACCAAATGGATGCTACATAGCTGTTGTGTCACTAAAGCACGATGAACAAGCATACTCTATTGATATCTTTTCCGCCTCTGGAACGCCAATAAACTCGATCCCCTGGTTAAATTCTATTGGAACGGTTGTATCCATAGGTTGGACGCATGATTGCTGTCCTATTATAGTTCTGAATTCCGGAAAATACAGAATTTATCATGATATCAAGTCTGACTTTGACGAATACGATATTTCATCCAATAGCGACATAATTTCGGCTCAGTTTTTTACAGACTTTTTTGCAGCTATGGCTTCAGATGGGGAATTCCATTTCATTACAAACTTTGATAATCCATCGGGGTTCACTCTTAACAGTGCCAAATCAGATGACGAGATATCGGATTTAAAGATTACTGCTTCTGATATACATTCCTGGGTGGTAATTCCCCATTCCAGAAATCATGGAACACTAAGAGTTGCTGCCTCCATATCAGAAAAGATTTGTATCTGGGATCAGGCATCACCAGATTTAACGGAATCAGTTGACAGGGAGTGTTCCTACAGCCTAATGGCGGTGTCTCCAAATAATGAATTAATTGCACTTTATTCGTACATGCAAGGGGAAATTACTATATGTACCACAGATTTCAAGCACACTCTAAACGTCCAGAAGCTAGATACACCAATGAAACCATCAGAAATATGTTGGTGTGGAAACGATGCGGTTGTGATTTCATATCCAGATGAATTGAAGTTGATCGGGCCCACGAAAGATATTTTGAGCTTTTACACTAATTCAAGATCTGTAATAAGATCTGAAGAGGATGgcgcattttttttaacgGACAGCACTCTTGGTTTGATATCCAGAGTCTCTAAAGTAACCTCCAATGTGTTCAAGATTGGTTCTACTGCACCAAGTGCAATTCTTTTGGATGCAGTGGATTTACTTGATAATCACTCCCCAAGAGCCAATGAGAACATTGAAATTATTGCAGATAACCTAGAAGAAGCAATAGATGGATGTATTGATGCTGCAGCTGAGGAGTTTGAGCCTTACTGGCAGAAGAGGTTACTTAGAGCTGCTTCACTAGGAAAGATTTCGTTGAGATTCTATAATCCCGATAAATTTGTCCATATGTGTACCGTGCTCCGGATTTTGAATGTACTTAGACAGCCTGAGATTGGGATCTTCCTCACATATTCACAGTATGCAAAGCTTGGCGTGAACTATATCTTAaggcttcttcttcttagaGACTTACACTACTTGTGCATCAAGATAGCAGATGCCTTGGATATCTCAAAGGATGATATTTACTTACATTGGGCATCGGCCAAGATTAGAGCATCCCCTGATATGTCCGAGAAGAAGCTCGCATCTGTAATAATTGACAGACTTAAGAATAAGCATGTATCGTTTGCAGAATTGGCTATGGTTGCTTATCAGGAGGGAAGAGGGCAACTCAGCGTTAAACTACTTAATCAGGAAGAGCAGACCTCGAGAGCAATTCCACTTTTGCTCAATATGGAGCAGGATGAGTATGCTCTTTTAAAGGCGGATGCAGATGCTGACGTGGATTCAATTTGCTAcgttttgctttatttgtACAGTAAGACAAACTTCACTCGACTGTTTAAACTCCTGGATGGTAAGACAAACGCAATAGGAGTATTTAAAGAGAACTTCTCGCAGATTGATGATCACATATTATATGACTATTATTATCAGGATGATTATATTCCTGGGTTGGCTATTCTTGATCTTCAACGGTTTGTACGGAAGGATAAGTCGGGTGCTTCTCTAGAATCAAGAAAGGCTGATCTTTTAAAGGCTTCCAGGGTGCTACTGCGGTCCAAGTCTACCTTATTTGAAGGAGaagcattgaaaaatatgacaGCATTAATTGAATACCAGGCAGAACTCTACAATCAGGAGAGTATCCCTACTTCAAAGTATGAACCGGTCATGAAGACGATTGAGAGAATTTGTCTGGTTAACATCAGAAAAGCAGCTAAGTTGCAGAAAAAGTTCAAGGTAGACGAAAAGCAGTTCTACTACAAAGTGTTGAATACACTTGCAGTGGTTCCACAGAAAAGACGTGAGTTGTATGATTTTGCAACATTTAAGAAGTCGCCCATTGGATACGTTCCCTTTTACGCAAAGCTACTTGCTGTTGGTGACAAAAAGCAGGCTGATATGTATATATCACTCTGCTCTGAGCTCAGTTATAAAGAAAAGGCCAGATGCTATTTAGAATGCGATAACTTCCGGGAAGCTGTCAATGAAGTGTccaagaagagaaatgtGGAGCTTCTAGAGTCAATAAAACCTCTTGCGAAAAGCCAAACACATCTCCGCTTGGTGACGGACAGTATTGAATCTATAAATGGTACAAGAAGATTTGGATAg